In a single window of the Esox lucius isolate fEsoLuc1 chromosome 22, fEsoLuc1.pri, whole genome shotgun sequence genome:
- the LOC109614896 gene encoding ly6/PLAUR domain-containing protein 1-like, translating into MLLLIYATLIGFFFKTGHALQIQCYQCEEVRNNECSTPEFIVNCTVNVQDMCQKEVMVKADGIHYRKSCASSGACLIASSGYQPFCTGKLNSVCIHCCNTPLCNGPQRKKRPPMSAATSLFSPGASPLAFLLVCLSLTYNQRLSPLVPLLHPEVTLE; encoded by the exons ATGTTGCTTCTCATTTATGCAACTTTGATTGGATTTTTCTTCAAAACAG GTCATGCTCTCCAGATCCAGTGCTACCAGTGTGAGGAGGTGAGAAACAATGAATGCTCCACACCGGAGTTCATCGTCAACTGCACCGTCAACGTGCAGGACATGTGCCAGAAGGAGGTGATGGTGAAGGCGGACG GCATTCATTACCGGAAGTCCTGCGCATCGTCCGGAGCCTGCCTGATCGCCTCGTCGGGCTACCAGCCGTTCTGCACCGGGAAGCTGAACTCTGTATGCATCCACTGCTGTAACACGCCCCTGTGCAACGGGCCCCAGCGGAAGAAACGGCCGCCGATGTCGGCCGCGACGTCCCTCTTTTCCCCTGGCGCCTCGCCCCTCGCCTTCCTGCTGGTCTGCCTCTCCCTGACGTACAACCAAAGGCTCTCGCCCCTCGTCCCGCTGCTCCATCCCGAGGTGACACTAGAGTAG